Below is a window of Hyphomonas neptunium ATCC 15444 DNA.
GAGTCCTGATTGGTTTCCAGATTCGAAATCCGGTAAGCCGTGATCGAGGTCAGGCGCATGCCGGAGAAGTCAAAGTCGCCCTGCAGCGAAACCCCGCCATTATCCACCTTGTTCGTGGACGGAAGGTTATACGCCACGCGGTAGCTGTAGGGATCTTCCGGAACAAGCGTCCCGCCGATGGCCTGAATGATGCCGCCCGTCGGCCCATTGATGACATTGCCGGCCGCACAGCACAGCTCGTCGATATTGTCATAGTCGCCCAGCAGGCGGAACGTCGTGTTGACATTGGGTTCAAAAATCAGGTCGCCGCGGATGCCCCAGCGATTACGCTCGTTGGTCTCCGTGCCTGTGCCGATATCGTCCACATAGCCGTCGCGCTTGTTGTAGGTCACGCCCACAGCGCCCGCGAGGTTCTCCGCCAGCGGCCCGGTGACATAACCGTTCGCCCTGTAGCCATTCTCATTGCTCAGCGTCGCGTCGACCACGCCGCCCAGCTCGTATTGCGGCTTCTTGGTAACAACCGAGATCACGCCCGCAGATGCGTTCTTGCCAAACAGCGTCGATTGCGGCCCGCGCAGCACCTCAACCCGCTCGATATTCGGAAGGTCGGAAATCTGCGCCGCCGAACGCGAGCGGTAAACGCCGTCAATAAAGACGCCGACCGACGGCTCGATACCCGCATTGTTCGCGCCGTTGCCAAAGCCCCGGATGACGAAGTTGGTGTTGGCCGAAGATTGCAGCTGGCCCACGCGCAGCGACGGAATGATCGACTGCAAATCGTTGAGGTCAACAATCGCGGCCCGCTCGATGGTCGCTTCATCAACCACCGAAACGGCAATCGGCACATCCTGCAGCGTCTGTTCGCGCTTGGTCGCCGTGATGGTCACGGTCTGCATGGTGCGGGTATCTTCAGTCTCGCTTTCCTGGGCGAGGGCGGGCGCGGCGACAGCCGAAAGAGCTGTGAGGCCAACGCCAAGGCAGAGCATCGCGCGCAGGGCCGTGTGGCCTGCGGATGCCGGGTTCGTATTGGACACTTGGAATTTCCTTCCTGGGAGTTTGCTGGGCAGTTTCGCCATCGCTGCCCTCGGTGAAGGGCAAGGTCTGGCTCCGTTTCTTTTTATTATGACGTGATTGTAATCAGGCGATTCGCGGCTAGGCAAGCGTCTCGCTCAGGCACTGTCCTGGCCCGCTTGTGGTGCAGGGGCGACTGTTCCGGCCTGAAACGGTACCCCACGCCGCTGGCACAGGCACCGCCTGCCCCGGCATCGCCCCGCCCCGATTCTTCCCCCTCCGGGATACGAAACCGGGCTTTGACGCCCGATTATTCGCCAGCCGCGTGAATTCCGCGATCTGCCGCAAACTGGAACAGATATTGCGATTGAGGTTCCCGAACGGGCCGGTGCGGCCCCCCACTTACCGGGAGCAATCCACATTATGGTCGAGCACTCGATCCACCCGAATACCCGCGTTCTTCTGGACGCCTGGCGCCGTATGCAGGACGAGCCGGACGGCCACGCCGTCAATGGCCCCAGCGTTGCCGAACATGCCGACCTGATCGACCGCATCTTTGTGCTCGAACTGATGGACGACCGCGCCTGGCTCGTCCGCACCGCCGGTGACGCGGTCACCTCGCTGGTTGGCCGTCGCCTCTCGAATCAGAATTTCCTCGACCTCTGGACCGGTCCGGACCGCGTCATGGTCAGCGCCTGCCTGGAGGCTGTCCGCCTCGATGGCGGCCCCGGCGTCATTCGTGGCCGCGGCGAAACCATCTCCGGCGCCCGCGCCGAACTGGAAGTCACGCTGATGCCGCTCTCGGCCGGTGCCGCGCGCACCCGCATGCTCGGCCTGTACCAGACCCTCAGCAGCGAAGGTGTGCTCGGCGGCCAGCCGGTCTTCCGCCACCGCGTCTCGATGATCGTACCGCCAGACACCCGTCAGGTCGGCCCGAAACTCCGCCTCGTCGCCTCAAGATAAGCATCTGCCCGCAAGGGCAGGCTGAAGTAGATCTGGCCTTGCCGGGGGTCAGGGGGCTGAGCGCGCCAGAACGGCGCGCATCCCCGGACGGAGCGCTGAGACCTTATAGCCTCAGCGCTCCGTGCCAGGTTTCACACTCTATCTTATTGGGCTGCAGTAAGCGGCTCGATAAGCGAGACATCAATATCTGCCTCGGCCTTGAGCAGGTCATAGCTCATCTGAAGATTCATCCAGAACTCGACACTCGTGCCAAAAGCCCGGGCAAGGCGTTTGGCGGTGTCGATCGTCAGGGCCGTCTCTTCCTTTATCAGCCGCTCAATCCGCGTACGCGGCACGCGGATATGTTTTGCAAGCCGGATCGGGCTGAGGCCCATCGGCTCGAGAAACTCATAGCGGAGAATTTCACCGGGATGGACCGGCACTTTCAAGGTCGTCATCGCCATCTCCTCTCAATGATAATCCACGATCTCAACATCTTCCGGGCCAATGTCGCCCCAGATAAAACAGATGCGCCACTGGTCGTTGATCCGGATCGAATGCTGCCCTGTCCGGTTTCCCTTCAGGGCTTCCAGCCGGTTGGCAGGCGGCACCCTCAGGTCATCCAGCGCATGAGCTGCCTGAAGCATGGCCACCTTGCGCACCGCAACCCGGAACAGATTTGAAGGAAAGCCCTTGCCCGGCCTTCCTTCAAGCACCTGCTCAATCAGATTACCCTTGGTACTCTGTATCACGGAACACTCCGTATCACTCTATGATACATTGCGTCAAGTGGCCTGCAGATCACGCCCGCGCCAGCGCAACCTCTTCCCGTGCCATTGCCGCCCGGCCCAGGATCATGTCAGCGGCTTTCTCTGCCACCATGATCGTCGGCGCATTGGTGTTGCCACCAATCAGCGTTGGCATCACAGAGGCGTCCACCACCCGCAGGCCGTCCACGCCGCGCACGCGCAGTTCGCCGTCCAGCGGGCTGGTTTCATTCGGCCCCATCGAAACGCTGCCGACCGGGTGATAGATCGTCTCGCCCTTCTCACGGATGAACGCATCGATCTCCGCATCGGTCTTCACCGAGGCGCCCGGCAGAATTTCGCCGCCCGTATAGGCTTTCAGCGCGTTCTGGCGGCACACATCGCGCACCATCTTCACGGACTCGCGCATCACGCGGCGGTCTTCTTCCGTGGCCAGATAGTTCGGATCAATCGCCGGATGGGCAAACGGATCAGCTGACGCCAGCATGACGGTGCCCCGGCTCTCCGGACGCAGCTGGCAGGCATGTACCGTATACCCATCTTTCTCCGGGCCGGTATTGCCGTGATCCATCATGATCGCATTGACGAGGTGAAGCTGGATGTCCGGCATCGACAGCCCGCTGCGCGACGACAGGAACGCGCCTGCCTGAAGGAAGTTGTCCGCGCCCGCGCCGGTCTGGTTATAAAGATACTGCATGCCCACGGCGAGCTTCTTCAGGCCCTTCTGCAACGAATAGGCCGACAGCGGCAACGGCATGTCATGGATCACCGTCACGTCCAGATGGTCCTGAAGATTGCGGCCCACGCCGGTGGACTTCACCTTCGTCTCGATGCCGTGGCGCTTCAGTTCTTCTGGATCACCCACGCCCGAAAGCTGCAGGATCTGCGGCGACTGTACGGCGCCCGCCGAAAGGATCACCTCACGGTCTGCGCGGATCTGGCGGGCAATGCGGCCTTTGCCTTCCACCACTTCAACGCCAACCGCCTTACCCTTTTCGATCAGCACACGGGTTACCACGCCCGTCGAGACGATCTTGAGATTGGGGCGCTGGGTTTCGATGGGGCGCAGATAGGCAAAAGAGGCGCTCCAGCGTCCGCCCTTGAAGATCGTGCGCTGATAGCGGCCAAAGCCTTCCTGCTCTGCCCCATTGAAATCATCCGTGACCGGATAACCTGCTTCCTTGCCGGCATTGATGAACGCCTGATAGACCGGCCCGGAAAGCGGGCTCTCGGTCACATTCAGCGGGCCCTGCGCGCCGTGAAACTCGTTCGCCCCGCCCTCATAGTTTTCCGACTTGCGGAAATACGGCAGCACGTCGGCAAAGCTCCAGCCCTTGAGGCCCATCTGGCCCCACTGGTCATAGTCGCCCGCATGGCCGCGAATATACACCATGCCGTTGATGGAGGAGGAGCCGCCCCAGCCCTTGCCGCGCGGCCAGTAGAGGCGCCGGTTTTCCATATGCTGCTGGGGCTCGGTGAAGAAGCCCCAATTGTGATCGTTTGCCTGTTTGATCAGGCCGCCGACGCCCGCAGGCATCTTTACCATAAGGGAGGTGTCTTTCTTACCCGCCTCGATCAGGCAGACCTTGACCGAAGGATCGGCCGAAAGCCGGTTGGCCAGAACACATCCAGCGCTGCCCGCGCCGACAATCACATAATCATAGGCTTCCATAGGTAGTTCCTCCCGCCGGCTCATTCTTTCAGCCCGGCTTTTAACCAGGTCATTGCTAACTGGTTCACGGGCTTGAGCAACCAATTGTCAACATTCATGAACTATCTGAAAGGCGTGACATTTTGCCTACAAAAGCGCTGGGGGGCGCGGTCGGCTAAGCAGGAAGTAGCGACATGACGCGACCGCTCGCCCAATCCCCCGACACCGAAACGGGCAAGAAATCGGGCCGTGACCGGCGCGGCTTCAAACGGATCGAACTCAAACTGGCCGGCCGGTTCCTGATCGGCGACAGCGAAGATCACGTGCTCAGCACGGCCGACATCTCCTGCGACGGCGCCTTCATCGTCTCCTCCGAGCGCCCCGGCCTCGACCAGCAGGTCGTCTGCTATTTCGATGAAGTCGGCCGGGTCGTGGCCAATGTGGTGCGCGTCTCGCCCGAAGGCTTTGCCGTGCGCTTCCACACCTCCCCCCACAAGCGCGACAAGCTCGCCGACCGCCTCACCTGGCTTCTCAACCGCGACAAGCTCGGCCTTGAGGAAGAGCGCGGCGAAGCCCGCTACCAGGCCAGCGGCGAAGCCACCGTGAACCTCTCCAATGGCGGCCACATCCAGTGCAGCGTCACCGACATCTCCCTCACCGGCGCCGCCTTTGAAACCGGCGGCAAGGCCCCCTTCGTCGGAGAGCGCGTCACGGTCGGCAATCTCGTCGGCGAGGTCGTGCGGGTGGCCGGCAACAAGTTCGCCGTCCGCTACATCCACGGCCAGAAGCCCGCCAGCACGAACTGACGCCCTGGGCGTTCGCGTCCCGGCCTGTCCGAGTTTGTCCCCGCTTGTCCGGGCGCTGTCTCAGCCCAGGCGCTTCATGCCCCTGGCGTGACGCTGCCAGTTCTCGACATAATGGATCGCGGACATCTTGATCACCTGAAGCTGCATCTCTGATACATCTTTGACCACTTTTCCCGGCGCACCCATCACCAGCGAGTTGTCAGGGATCTCTTTCCCTTCCGGAATCAGGGCGTTAGCCCCAATGATGCAATTTCGGCCAATCTTGACCCGATTGAGGATCGTCGATCCCATCCCGATCAGCGTGTCATCGCCGATTTCGCACCCGTGCAGGATCACCCGGTGGCCCACGGTCACATTCTTGCCGATCGTCACCGGCGCGCCGATGTCGGTATGGATCACCGTCAGATCCTGAATGTTGGAATTTTCTCCAATGATAATAGGGTCATTGTCGCCGCGCAGCACACAGCCATACCAGACCGAGGCATTCTCTTTCAGCACCACATTGCCCATCACCTCGGCGCTCCCGGCAATCCAGAACTTCCCCTCGTCCGGCAGCTGCGGCGCCACCCCGTCAATCTCGTAAATCGCCATTTCAATCTCCTCCTGCCCCGCAAATCGTTACGCTCACGGAATGTCACTTAATCGTCCGATAATACTGCTATTGTATAGTCAACGTAGATTCGGAGAGGCAATGGCTCGGCTGACGCCCATTTTCACCTCACCGCCGGAAGTGCTCCTTCCGGATACGGGCTCGCCGCCTTCAAGGCCGGCTCCTTTTCCTTCCTACGTTTCACCGGGCCGCTGCGCATTTCTGCCAGCGGCTTTTTTCATGCCTGCAACCAAGGAGGCCTCCCATGGGTAAACGCAATCCTGCCAAACGTCTGAAAGCCGCATCAGAAGTGCGCGGATCAGCCTGGTTCGACGAGCCGGCACGCAGCAGCAAGGGACCCCATCTCCACGCCATCGAAGGCGGCCGCGGCTGGCACCCGGACGACGCCCACCCCGTCACCAACATGGCCCCCCAGCAGGACCGCACCCAGCGCTACCAGAAAACGGTGAAGCCCCGCTCCGAAAACCAGGCCCAGCTCATGGCCGCCATGGACACCCACGCCCTCGTCTGCGCGCTGGGCCCCGCCGGCACCGGCAAGACCTACCTCGCCATCTGCAAGGCGGTCGAAGCCCTGCAGAAAGGCGCGGTCTCCAAGATCGTCCTCTCCCGCCCCGCGGTTGAGGCCGGTGAGCAGATCGGCTTCCTGCCCGGCGGCATGGAAGACAAGCTCGCCCCCTATCTCCGCCCGCTCTACGACGCGCTGTCAGACCGGCTCTCCCCGGCTCAGCTCAAGCACATGCTGTCGGAAGGCGTCATTGAGATCGCCCCCATCGGCTTCATGCGCGGGCGCACGCTCAACAACGCCTTCATCGTTATCGATGAGGCCCAGAACTGCACCTACACCCAGCTGAAAATGCTGCTCACCCGCCTTGGCTGGCACTCCACGATGGTCATCACCGGCGACCCGAACCAGACCGACCTCTTGCCGGAATTCTCCGGCCTGGCCAAAGCTGCCGACAAGCTCGAAGCGCTCTCGGGCGCCTCGGTCATCCGCCTGGAAGCGGCCGATGTGGTCCGCCATCCGCTGGTCGCCGAAATGCTGGACGTTCTGTAACGCCCAAACGGCCCCTGATCGGTTAACCTTGAAGCCGGGTCTCACAGCGAGGCCCGGCTTTTTGATTGGCCTGTTTCTTGCCTGCGGATGAGGCATAGACGTCCCCAGGAGGGAAATATGATCAGATTTAGACCCGAAATCGCGGCCGCCCTGTCGATTCTGGCCCTTGCGGCCTGTGCTCAAACCGGCACAGCAGCGCCCCCGGTCGTCCCGTCCAGCCCCCAGCAGATCGCCGAAGCCGCCCAGGCCCCGGCCGGTTGGCGCCCCTTCTCGGCAGACAGCCCCTGGAACACCAAAATCCCGTCAGACGCGCCGGTTGATCCGGGCTCGACCGAGTTCATGGCCCAGGTGGCCAGCGACAACGCCCTCTATATCAACATCCGGGAATGGACGGTCGCGACCTATTACATAGACGCCAAAACGACGCCCAAGCGCCGCGTCTTCCCGATCTTCCAGACCGTTCAGGGCCGTGGCTTTGAGCCGGGCACGCGCATTCCGGCGCCGGATTTCGCCACGCCCTCCGGCCCTGCCGGCGGCACCGAATTCCTCGCCATGATCGACCCCGAGGCCGGCAAGGCCTGGGAAATGCACCAGCCGCGCATGAACGAAGAAGACGGCAACTGGCTGACCACCTTCGGCGCCGTCATCGACCTTGAAGGCACCGGCGTTCCCTCTCCGTGGATGAAGGCGGAAACGCCCGCGGATGCTGTCGCCTCGCGCCCCTCGGCCATTCCGCTGATCGCGGGCCTGATCCGTCTTGACGAAATCAAGGCCGGCCGCATCGACCATGCCCTCGCCTTCGCCTATCCCACGCCGCGCACGGACCGCTTTGTGGCCCCGGCCGGCGGCGCGCTGGAATCTGGCCCTGACCGCCCGGAAAACCATTTCGGCCTGCCCATGGGCGCCCGTATCCAGCTCGACCCCAGCTACGACATCGAGAACACGCGCCTCTCGGCCAATGCCAAGATCGTGGCGCGCGCGCTTCAGGAATATGGCGCCATCCTCGTTGAGGAAGCGGGCGCAACGACGCTCTTTGCGGAAGGCTCTCCGGCCCAGATCGATGCCTGGAAGGGCGTGCTCTCGCCCGGTGATCTCCAGCTTCTGTTCACGCCGGAAATGATGCGCGAGAATTTCCGCGTCCTCGAACTCGGCGAGCAGATGCCCGGCCGGCCCGAGGCGATGCGCTAGACCAGGCGCTAAGTCTGGTTCAGCTCGGCCGCGACGTATCGTACGGGCTGTCGAGCGAGAAGGCGGGGATCATCGCCACCATCTCTTCGCCCGCGTCATCGACGAGGTCATAGGTGCCCGTCATCATGCCCGAAGGCGTCGCCAGCGGCGCGCCGGATGTATAGCTGAAACGCTGCCCCGGCCCGACCGTCGGCGTCTGCCCGATCACGCCTTCGCCATCGACCGCCTGAAGCCGCCCGGCCGAATCCACGATCCGCCAATGCCGGCGGATGATGGTCCAGGTCCGGTCGCTCTCATTCTCGACCTCCACCGTATACTGCCACATGAACTTGGCCCGCGTCGGCTCGGATTCGTCGTGCAGGAATTTGGGGCGCACACGAATGCGCACGCCATCGGTGATGGCCTCATACTGTGGAGGAGCGGGGCGTCTTGCCATGGGCCAAGCCTTCCCCGGCATAAGTTCACAAGCTGTTAAGCGAAGCGAGAAGATCAGCTTCCAGATCATCTGCGTCTTCAAGACCAACAGAGAGCCGGACCCAGCTGCGGTCAAGCCCCATCGCCGCCTGATCCTCATCACTCAACGCGCGGTGCGTCGTGGTGGAGGGATGACAGGCCAGCGATTTCGTATCGCCAAGGTTGTTGCAGATGTCGACCAGCTGCAGCCCGTTGAGGAAGCGGAACGCCGCGTCCTGCCCGCCCTTGAGCGACAGCGCGAGCAGCGTGCCGCCCGATTTCATCTGGCGCTTGTGCACCTCATAATGCGGGTGATCCTTGCGGTGGGGATAGCGCACGGCATTGACCGCCGGATGATCGGCCAGAACATCCGCCAGCCGCGCCGCCGTGCGGCTCTGCGCTTCCACGCGCAGCTGCATCGTCTCAAGGCCCTTCAGCACTACCCAGGCGTTAAACGGCGAGGCCGCCGGCCCCATATGGCGCAGCCACGGATCATACACATCACTCATCCGCTTGGCGTCCGTCAGGATCGCGCCCAGCAGAACGCGGCCCTGCCCGTCCATATGTTTGGTGGCCGAATAGGCGATCACATCGGCGCCCATTTCCAGCGGCCGCTGAAGCACCGGCGTGGCAAACACATTGTCCACCACCAGCAGCGCGCCCGCCGCCTTGGCGAGCCTGGCGACCGCTTCGATGTCCACGCCGTCGAGCAACGGATTGGCCGGGCTTTCGATCAGCACCAGCTGGCAGCCCTTGTCGATCTCGCGCTTCCAAGCATCAAGATCGGCCCCGTCCACGAACACTGCCTCGATGCCAAACTTCGGCATCTGGTTGGCAATGATCCAGCGGCACGAGCCAAACAGCGCGGTCGCCGCCACCACCCGGTCGCCCGCTTTAAGCGGCGCCAGGATGGCCGACGAAATCGCGCCCATGCCAGAGCCCGTCACCCGGCACGCTTCGGCGCCTTCAATCAGCGCGAGGCGCTGTTGCAGCATCTCATTGGTCGGGCTGCCATAGCGGGAATAGACGAAGCCTTCTTCCTCGCCCGCCATCCGGCGCATCGCCTGCTCGGCCGAGTCGTAAGCGTAGCCGGAGGTCAGATACAGCGCCTCGGAAATCTCCCCATGCTGGGACCGCATCAGGCCGCCGCGTACCGCCTGGGTCGCAGGCTTCCAGCCCTTCTTGTCGCCGCCGGGTGCATCCGCCATGGCTCTGATCCTTGTGTTTCCAGCAGCGGGTCTTATGCCTGAGACCCACAGGGTGCAAGTGATGGCTGATATGAGCGGGGTTATCCCCGATTTCGAGATTGAGGCGCTGCTTCAGAGCGGCGCCATAAGGTGCGATGAGGCGCCCGAGCCTGGCCAGATCCAGCCGGCGAGCCTCGACCTGCGCCTGGCGGTCGATGCCTACCGCCTGCGCGCCAGCTTCCTGCCCGGCAAGGACCGCACGGTCGCCGAGATGTTGCAGGAGCCCGGCATCCATCTCCACCGGGTCGACCTGACCCAGGAAGGCGCAGTTTTAGAGACTGGCTGCGTCTATCTCGTGCCCTTGCAGGAATCCCTGCGCCTGCCCGCCGGCCTCTCGGCCCGCGCCAATCCCAAAAGCTCCACCGGCCGCATCGACGTGTTCACCCGCCTCGTCACCAATCGCAGCCGCGCCTTCGATGAAGTGCCCATGGGCTACTCCGGCCCGCTCTATCTTGAGGTTTCCCCGCGCACCTTCCCGATCAAGGTCCGCCCCGGCGACCGGCTCGCCCAGCTGCGCTTCAAGAAGAAGAAGCCCGAAACCCTGCGCGAGAAGGTCGTCTCGATTGACCTGGAGCCCCCCGCAGGCCAGCCCGCCGGCTACCGCGCCAAGGCCCATTCCGGCGTCGTCGATCTGCGCGGCCTCGGCGCCCATGAGGTCAGCCAGTTCTGGGAACCGGTCTATCCCAAGTCCGGCCGCATCGTGCTCAACCCCGAAGAGTTCTACATCCTGGTGAGCCGGGAGACCGTGAAGGTTGCCGCCAATGAGGCCGCCGAGATGGCCGCCATCGCGCCCGAGCTCGGCGAGTTCCGCGCCCATTATGCCGGCTTCTTCGATCCGGGCTTCGGGACCAACAAGGCGGGCAGCCGCGCCGTCCTCGAAGTGCGCTCACGCGACGTGCCGTTCATCCTCGAACACGGCCAGCCGGTCGCCAAGCTGATCTATGAGCCCATGACGGAAAAGCCCCGGCACCTCTACGGGGGCCAGGGCTCAAACTATCAGGGTCAGGGTCTGAAGCTCTCCAAACACTTCGCCGAGTGACCCCGGAACGCGGTTTCCCGCGTCCCGGTTTGTCCTGAAGTGTCCCGATTTGTCCAAGTTTGTCCAAAGGCTGCCGGGATATGTCCGGCAAATGTCGCCTCTAGTCGCGGATTGGCGGCACCGGTTGAGGCGGCGCATCCGGGTCATCCTCGTGCACATCGATAATGCCCCGGCCAACATGGCTCTTGCCCCGGCTATACAGGAAGTAGACGACCAGACCGATCGATCCCCACACCGGCAGCACCAGTTTCGCCTCGGTCGGCAGGTTGAGGTAGAGCCCCAGCGTCCCGAAAATCGCCAGCGGCGCGACGATCCAGACCATCGGCGTCCGGAACGGGCGATGCCGCTCAGGCTGTTTCCGCCGCAGGATCAGCACCGCAATCGCCACCATGAAGAACGCAAACAGCGTGCCCGAGTTGGAGATGTCCGCCAGCTGCCCCACCGGCAGGAAGGCCGCAAACACGGCCACCACCGAGCCTGTGATCATCGTCACGATATGCGGCGTTTTCCATTTCGGGTGGATTTTAGACAGGAACTCCGGCAGCAGGCCGTCGCGCGCCATCACGAAGAAAATCCGCGTCTGTCCAAACAGCATGATCAGGATCACCGACGGCAGTGCCAGGAAGGCCGCAATGCCGATCATGTCCCCCAAACGCTCATGCCCGATCTCCCGCAGCACATGGGCAAGGGCTTCGCGCGAACACACCAGCGGCTCCTGTCCCATCGCCAGCAGGCTCTGGCACTGGGCGGCAAGGGCGGGCGTTCCCGGCGCCAGGATTTCCCCGGCAGGCCCGTTCACGGGCTGTGAACCCATAGCGCCAATCGCGCCGGCGGCCACCAGCAGGTAGAAAATCGTACAGATCCCCAGCGACCCGATCAGGCCGATCGGCACGTTCTTCTGCGGGTTCTTCGTCTCTTCAGCCGCCGTCGAAACGGCGTCAAAGCCCACATAGGCAAAGAAGATCGAGGCTGCCGCGCCAACAATGCCAAGCCCCGCGCCGTGGCCTGCGCCAAACCAGCCATTGGGCGTAAAGGGCTCGAAATTGGCGCCCTTGATGACGGGGAGGGTCAGGACGATGAACACCGTCAGCGCCGTCACCTTGATCGCCACCAGCACGGCATTGACGCGCGCGCTCTCGGTTGTGCCGATCATCAGCAGGCACGTGATAAGCAGGGCAATCAGCAGCGCGGGAAGGTTCATGATCCCCCCGGCATATGGCCCCATCACCAGCGCATCGGGCAGAACGATCCCCCAACTCGCCAGCAGGCCGACGAAATAGCCCGACCAGCCGACTGAAACGGCCGAAGCCGCCACGGCATACTCCAGGATCAGCGCCCAGCCGACCATCCAGGCCAGCAACTCGCCCATCACGGCGTATGTGTAGGTGTAGGCAGAGCCCGACACCGGCACCATCGAGGCCAGTTCCGCATAACAAAGCGCCGCCACGGCACAGACCGCAGCGGCGATAAGGAAGGAGATCATCATCCCCGGACCGGCTTTCTGGGCCGCTTCCGATGTCAGCACGAAAATGCCGGTGCCGATAATGGCGCCAATGCCCAGCATGGTCAGCTGGAAGGCGCCGAGGGTCCGTTGCAGGCCCTTCTTCTCCGCAGTCGCAAGAATGGCGTCCAGCGGCTTAACCCGATCAAAGATCATGTAAATTGTCCTGAAGTGTCCGAGTTTGTCTTCGAAATGCGCGGTTCGCGCCAATACCTGTCCAGCCGCAGACATTATCATTCCCGTAATCCCGCACAAGATCGTTCCCGCTCAGCGCTACACCGCGGAAAAAAATCCCTGAAAGAAGGGAACAAGCGCACGTAACCTGCGTTAACAGTACGACCCGAAGTGTTTCGGGCTCGCCGTCCCGGCTTGCTTTCTTTCTCCCCTTGGGAGTGCAGAATTGCTTCCGGGATGTTGCGTCAATTATGAAGAGGATTGCCCATGAAACTTCGCGTTCCCGCCGCCATCGCTGCAAGTCTGGCCCTGTCGCTTGCTGCCCCCGTGGCCTTTGCTCAAGAAGCGCCGTCCCCTTTCCGCAGCGTTGAAGCCCAGTCCTTCACCGCCAATGACCTGCAGCGCTACGGCCTCTCCGATGAGCAGATCGCCACTGTCGAGAGCTATCAGCAGCAGGGCTATGAAGTTCAGGTGATGTCGCCCGAAGAAGCAGCCGAATACACCGGCGGTATGACCACCAACAACGTTCTGGCCATTGTCGGCCTGGTCGCCATCGTCGTGGTTGTGGCGTCCGTTCTGTAAATGAGAGTGCAGGCGTTGATTGCGGCGACGCTGACACTCAGCGCCTGCGCCATACATCCCAGTACCGACGCGGCAAGCTTTGCGGCGCGGACAGACA
It encodes the following:
- a CDS encoding PAS domain-containing protein codes for the protein MVEHSIHPNTRVLLDAWRRMQDEPDGHAVNGPSVAEHADLIDRIFVLELMDDRAWLVRTAGDAVTSLVGRRLSNQNFLDLWTGPDRVMVSACLEAVRLDGGPGVIRGRGETISGARAELEVTLMPLSAGAARTRMLGLYQTLSSEGVLGGQPVFRHRVSMIVPPDTRQVGPKLRLVASR
- a CDS encoding HigA family addiction module antitoxin, with the protein product MTTLKVPVHPGEILRYEFLEPMGLSPIRLAKHIRVPRTRIERLIKEETALTIDTAKRLARAFGTSVEFWMNLQMSYDLLKAEADIDVSLIEPLTAAQ
- a CDS encoding type II toxin-antitoxin system RelE/ParE family toxin, translated to MIQSTKGNLIEQVLEGRPGKGFPSNLFRVAVRKVAMLQAAHALDDLRVPPANRLEALKGNRTGQHSIRINDQWRICFIWGDIGPEDVEIVDYH
- a CDS encoding choline dehydrogenase, with amino-acid sequence MEAYDYVIVGAGSAGCVLANRLSADPSVKVCLIEAGKKDTSLMVKMPAGVGGLIKQANDHNWGFFTEPQQHMENRRLYWPRGKGWGGSSSINGMVYIRGHAGDYDQWGQMGLKGWSFADVLPYFRKSENYEGGANEFHGAQGPLNVTESPLSGPVYQAFINAGKEAGYPVTDDFNGAEQEGFGRYQRTIFKGGRWSASFAYLRPIETQRPNLKIVSTGVVTRVLIEKGKAVGVEVVEGKGRIARQIRADREVILSAGAVQSPQILQLSGVGDPEELKRHGIETKVKSTGVGRNLQDHLDVTVIHDMPLPLSAYSLQKGLKKLAVGMQYLYNQTGAGADNFLQAGAFLSSRSGLSMPDIQLHLVNAIMMDHGNTGPEKDGYTVHACQLRPESRGTVMLASADPFAHPAIDPNYLATEEDRRVMRESVKMVRDVCRQNALKAYTGGEILPGASVKTDAEIDAFIREKGETIYHPVGSVSMGPNETSPLDGELRVRGVDGLRVVDASVMPTLIGGNTNAPTIMVAEKAADMILGRAAMAREEVALARA
- a CDS encoding PilZ domain-containing protein; the encoded protein is MTRPLAQSPDTETGKKSGRDRRGFKRIELKLAGRFLIGDSEDHVLSTADISCDGAFIVSSERPGLDQQVVCYFDEVGRVVANVVRVSPEGFAVRFHTSPHKRDKLADRLTWLLNRDKLGLEEERGEARYQASGEATVNLSNGGHIQCSVTDISLTGAAFETGGKAPFVGERVTVGNLVGEVVRVAGNKFAVRYIHGQKPASTN
- a CDS encoding gamma carbonic anhydrase family protein, translating into MAIYEIDGVAPQLPDEGKFWIAGSAEVMGNVVLKENASVWYGCVLRGDNDPIIIGENSNIQDLTVIHTDIGAPVTIGKNVTVGHRVILHGCEIGDDTLIGMGSTILNRVKIGRNCIIGANALIPEGKEIPDNSLVMGAPGKVVKDVSEMQLQVIKMSAIHYVENWQRHARGMKRLG
- a CDS encoding PhoH family protein, giving the protein MGKRNPAKRLKAASEVRGSAWFDEPARSSKGPHLHAIEGGRGWHPDDAHPVTNMAPQQDRTQRYQKTVKPRSENQAQLMAAMDTHALVCALGPAGTGKTYLAICKAVEALQKGAVSKIVLSRPAVEAGEQIGFLPGGMEDKLAPYLRPLYDALSDRLSPAQLKHMLSEGVIEIAPIGFMRGRTLNNAFIVIDEAQNCTYTQLKMLLTRLGWHSTMVITGDPNQTDLLPEFSGLAKAADKLEALSGASVIRLEAADVVRHPLVAEMLDVL
- the apaG gene encoding Co2+/Mg2+ efflux protein ApaG; its protein translation is MARRPAPPQYEAITDGVRIRVRPKFLHDESEPTRAKFMWQYTVEVENESDRTWTIIRRHWRIVDSAGRLQAVDGEGVIGQTPTVGPGQRFSYTSGAPLATPSGMMTGTYDLVDDAGEEMVAMIPAFSLDSPYDTSRPS
- the metZ gene encoding O-succinylhomoserine sulfhydrylase — encoded protein: MADAPGGDKKGWKPATQAVRGGLMRSQHGEISEALYLTSGYAYDSAEQAMRRMAGEEEGFVYSRYGSPTNEMLQQRLALIEGAEACRVTGSGMGAISSAILAPLKAGDRVVAATALFGSCRWIIANQMPKFGIEAVFVDGADLDAWKREIDKGCQLVLIESPANPLLDGVDIEAVARLAKAAGALLVVDNVFATPVLQRPLEMGADVIAYSATKHMDGQGRVLLGAILTDAKRMSDVYDPWLRHMGPAASPFNAWVVLKGLETMQLRVEAQSRTAARLADVLADHPAVNAVRYPHRKDHPHYEVHKRQMKSGGTLLALSLKGGQDAAFRFLNGLQLVDICNNLGDTKSLACHPSTTTHRALSDEDQAAMGLDRSWVRLSVGLEDADDLEADLLASLNSL